The sequence below is a genomic window from Thermorudis peleae.
CACCAAAGACTGCGCCGTAGATCGCCAGCCCTCCTTCATTGACCGCGAGTGCTTCGAGCGGATGGCCAATGAAGTAGTCGATGTGGTCGAGGACAAAGAACAACCGGGCACCGATAATGCCACCGATCACGGTCACCAATGCCCACGTGTCGTAATTGGGCAAAGCGATCCCGCGACGTCGCAACTCCCGTGCTGTCAGCCACACTGCCACCAGAATTCCAAGGGCAGTGAATAGGCCATGCCATGTCAGCAACAGCGGGCCGATCTTAGCAATATCCGGATCGATACCAATACGAATATTCACGAGGCCTTTCCTTTCTGAGACTAAGTCTCAAGACTGATCTAGCCCGGAGTATAGAGCGTGACGCTCTCGATTGCAATCCATGGCGGCTGCCCCGTTCTCCCACCCGGTGCAGCGTTGCGAAGCTCAATCGCAACAGCTTGGCCTTCGCTGCCGGCTGGGAACGTCAGGACCCAACTCACGCGATCGCTCTTCTCATTGCTCAGCGGCGTCCCTTGCCACACCACCTGGTTATTCACGACGAGTTGTAACGGTATACCAGGCTGGCTAGCCAGCCCGGTCAGCTCAATCGCGAGAACCCGCGGCACGTTTTCCGTAGGGAGGGGCAGGCGTGCGCTGTTCTGTCCCGAACCGGCCCCAAAGAGAAAAGCTGCATCCTGTAAAGACTTCGGGATACCTGGCAACGCACCATCCCGCGCGGGAACATACGCACCAAGCTGGGTTGGCTTCACATCAATTTTCTTGAATCCAGGCAACCCCCGGCCAGGAAGGATGGTATCGATGCCAGGCACGATGCCTGGAACTGGTACAGCCAACGAGGGAGGCGGCGCAGGTGTCGGCGTTGGCGGTGGCGGAGGCGTCGGTGTCGGGCTCGGCGGCATGGGTGTGGGCGTCGGTGGGGGTGGCGTCGGTGTTGCCGTCGGTGCTGGCCGCGCCGTTGGCTGCGCGGTCGCAGTCGGCTGAGGCGTAGTCGGTTTCACGGTTGGGATCACCCCAGCCTGGGCAGAACGTGGCGTTCCGACAGGAGTCGGCGTTGGGCTTAGGCGATCGCTATCAGCAGCCACGGCAAATGCGAGCAGCATTACCAGTACGAGGAAGGCAACACCACCAGCGAGCAAGAACGAGCGCCAGCGATTCCGCGATCGAACACGGCGTGTTCGCACCCAGCCACTTGTCGGCCAACGGAGCCGCCCCTGCACGGCCGCCTCAAGCGCCGCGGCCATCGCCTCTGCTGAACGGTAGCGCTCCTCAGGAGCTTTGGCCAGCGCACGGAGAATGACGGCCTCCACGGCTGGGGGGATTGCTGGGTTGAGTCGACGCGGCGGCAGCGGCTGGGCATGTACATGCTGATACATGACCTCGACCGGCGATTGGCTAGTGAACGGCAGCTGCCCCGTCAATAATTCGTAGAGGATAATGCCGGCAGCATAAAGGTCAGCAGCTGGCGTCACGGGTTTCCCGAGTGCTTGTTCCGGTGCCATGTAGGCCGCCGAGCCAAGGATTGTTCCTGTCTCAGTCGCACCAGGATCGCGGACCACGCGAGCGATACCAAAGTCCGTGAGTTTCGCCCGTCCTGCGCGGTCGATCAGGACATTCTGTGGTTTGACGTCACGGTGCACAATTCCTGCCTGATGGATCGCTGCGAGCCCCTGAAGCAGATCGCCCATAATCCGCGCTGCTTCTTCAAGTGGCAAACGGCCACGTTGCCGGATAAATTGCTTGAGGTCAATGCCATCGACCCATTCCATCACCAGGAAACGCCGGTCCTT
It includes:
- a CDS encoding serine/threonine-protein kinase, whose protein sequence is MHVESPQVLAGRYRLLQRLGAGSTATTYVAEDLALGRRVAIKLFHPAALTDPADLARFEREARAAAAVTHPNVVRVYDAGVDKDRRFLVMEWVDGIDLKQFIRQRGRLPLEEAARIMGDLLQGLAAIHQAGIVHRDVKPQNVLIDRAGRAKLTDFGIARVVRDPGATETGTILGSAAYMAPEQALGKPVTPAADLYAAGIILYELLTGQLPFTSQSPVEVMYQHVHAQPLPPRRLNPAIPPAVEAVILRALAKAPEERYRSAEAMAAALEAAVQGRLRWPTSGWVRTRRVRSRNRWRSFLLAGGVAFLVLVMLLAFAVAADSDRLSPTPTPVGTPRSAQAGVIPTVKPTTPQPTATAQPTARPAPTATPTPPPPTPTPMPPSPTPTPPPPPTPTPAPPPSLAVPVPGIVPGIDTILPGRGLPGFKKIDVKPTQLGAYVPARDGALPGIPKSLQDAAFLFGAGSGQNSARLPLPTENVPRVLAIELTGLASQPGIPLQLVVNNQVVWQGTPLSNEKSDRVSWVLTFPAGSEGQAVAIELRNAAPGGRTGQPPWIAIESVTLYTPG